Below is a genomic region from Sporolituus thermophilus DSM 23256.
ACTTTTTTGGGGAAATTACCGCCAGTGGTTATTAAGGTATTACTGGGCCATGACCTCGTTTTTGCTAAGGAAAACATGACACGGCTGATTTTTATAATTGTCTTGGTTATTGCCGTCTATGCCGCCTTATGGTGGCACAGACGTAAGAAAAAGCAAAATCATGAAAACCGGTAACGCGATTGTCTTTCGCCTTTTATTCAGAAAATCGGTTGTATAAATTAGGCTGCTATGCAGACACTCTCTAATTATTTCAGATAACTAAATAAAATAATAAAATGGATTGTTTTGCAGGGATAGAATCACCTTCGCCGAATACAATAACCAGCGCAAGGGGAGGTGATTAACATGCCAGTCGTGCAAATTGATATGTTGGAAGGCCGGACTCTCGAGCAAAAGCGGGAATTGGTAAAAAAAGTGACAGAGGTCATTGTTGAAACTGCCAATTGCCCGCCAGAAGCAGTGACGATTATTATCCGTGAAATGCCTAAAGAACATCTTGGTAAAGCTGGTAAACTGCGCTCCGACATGTAAAAATAGCAGCCCATTTCGTATATAACGAAATGGGCTGTTTTATTATGAGAAAATATATTTGCTTATTATCCTTCTTTATATAACACTCCATAACCACCATTAGGATAGGAAAAATTAATATTATTGGCCGGACATATTAGCCGGCAGGAACCGCATTCGATACATTGCTTGTATAACACTATGATGGGATCAGTATGCTGATAATTCCATCTAAATACACCGGAGGGACATATAGTTAAACACTGTTTGTCTGTGCAATTACGACAGACTTCCTGGTCGTTGATGACAATATGCTGCCATTGTTCATCGGTCTTAAAAAGCAGCAATTTTACTTTTGCATCTAACTCAGCTAAGCTGGACATCACCGTATCACCTTCAACACTTCCCAGACATCTCTTATTGTTTTTAAAATTGGCTGCATACTGGTAACTTTTTGAAATATAAATTTCCGCTTTTCGCGCTTCGGCATAGTGTATACCTTGGTAATATGATATGCGGTTTCATTGGCCATACGGGTATATAGATCGAACAAATATGGTATATCCTGCATTAACTTAGCTGCTCCGGCATTGGCTTTGAAATCCTGCATAACAAAACTTTCATCAAGTAAGGTCCGGTACAGTGATAGTTTCTTAACGGAAAAACTACGACTGGCTTTTGCGGCATAAGCAGCCCTGGCGGCAAAAAAACCAGACCACATGGCCAAATTAAAACCATGAACGCCATTTACTAATGAAGC
It encodes:
- a CDS encoding 4-oxalocrotonate tautomerase, with amino-acid sequence MPVVQIDMLEGRTLEQKRELVKKVTEVIVETANCPPEAVTIIIREMPKEHLGKAGKLRSDM
- a CDS encoding ferredoxin family protein; this translates as MSSLAELDAKVKLLLFKTDEQWQHIVINDQEVCRNCTDKQCLTICPSGVFRWNYQHTDPIIVLYKQCIECGSCRLICPANNINFSYPNGGYGVLYKEG